DNA sequence from the Paenibacillus azoreducens genome:
AAAACCGGACGCTGCAGCAGACGCCTTAGTGCACGATCGCGGCCGCGTCCGTACAATACCCATATGAAGGAGTTTATCGAATGTCCGTACTGCTGCAAGATCATCGCCGGGGGACGTATCATTTTTCCCCGCGGCACAACTGGATGAACGATCCGAACGGCATGGTTTATTTCAATGGAGAGTATCACCTGTTTTATCAGCATCACCCGAACGGAACGACGTGGGGACCGATGCATTGGGGACATGCGGTGAGCAGGGATCTGGTGGCGTGGGAGGAGCTTCCGATCGCCCTTGCGCCGGATGAGCACGGCACGATTTTCTCGGGCAGCGCGGTGGTCGATTGGAACGACACGACGGGTTTTTTCGGCGGCAAACCGGGACTCGTCGCGATATTCACCCATCATTCCGACGTGCCCGGCGCGGAGCACCCGGTTCAGAGCCAAAGTCTCGCATACAGTGCCGATCAAGGGAGAACCTGGACCAAGTTTGTGGAAAATCCGGTGCTGCGCCATGACTCTTACATCGATTTCCGCGATCCCAAAGTGTTCTGGCATGAGCCTACGTCGCAGTGGATCATGATTCTGGCATGCGGCCAGTCCGTCAGCTTGTACCGCTCCCCGAATCTTAAGGTCTGGACGCTTGCCAGCGAATTCGGCGAAGGCATCGGTTTTCACGGCGGCGTCTGGGAATGCCCGGATTTGTTCCCGCTGCCCGTCGAAGGGGAGCCGGGCAGTGGCAAATGGGTGATGCTGGTGAGCATCGGGGATGCCCCGGATTATGAGGAAGGTTCAAGAACCCAATATTTCACGGGGGACTTCGACGGCGAACGCTTCATGCCGGATGCATACTCGCAAGGCCATGTTCGGTGGTTGGATTACGGCCGCGACAATTATGCAGGCGTGAGTTGGTCGGACGTTCCGGCGGCGGATGGAAGACGCCTCTTCATCGGCTGGATGAGCAACTGGAAATATGCAAATCAGACACCTACCAGCGGCTGGAGGGGGGCAATGACGATCGCCAGGGAATTGCAGCTTATCCGGGTGAACGGTGAGACAGTGCTGACCCAGCAGCCGGTGCGGGAGCTCAAAGCGTACCGCAAGCCCGTCTTGACGATGCGGGATGCGAAGGCCAAGGACGTTTCCGTCCGCTTGGCAGGCTTGCGCCTGGACGCCATCGAAATCCATGCTTGTGCCGGGTTTGCAGAAGCGCAGGGTTCTTTTGCATGGAAGGTCCGGACCGGAGCGGAGCAGGAGACGGTCATCGGTTATGACGCGGAAGCGGGAGAAGTGTACGTGGACCGCCGCCGGTCCGGCATCGCCGATTTCCATCCGCAGTTTGCCGGCAGGCATGCGGCGTCGCTTCGTACTGGAGCGGAGAGCCTGGAGCTCCGGATCTTCGTCGACAAGTCTTCCGTCGAAGTATTCGTGAACGGCGGCGAGTCCGTGTTGACGGATTTGATCTACCCCGATCCTAACTCGGCCGGCTTGTCGCTGCAAACGGATAACGAGCGCTTGACGTTCGACGCGTTCGACCTATTCGAGATAGCGGTTCCGGCGAAATAAGCCGGGCTCAAGAAAGAGATGCGGCGGGGGGGGGAAGGATTCCGAAGAAAATGATAGATGAACGATGGACGAACGCTCGGCGAAGTTGGCGAGTGAT
Encoded proteins:
- a CDS encoding glycoside hydrolase family 32 protein; translated protein: MSVLLQDHRRGTYHFSPRHNWMNDPNGMVYFNGEYHLFYQHHPNGTTWGPMHWGHAVSRDLVAWEELPIALAPDEHGTIFSGSAVVDWNDTTGFFGGKPGLVAIFTHHSDVPGAEHPVQSQSLAYSADQGRTWTKFVENPVLRHDSYIDFRDPKVFWHEPTSQWIMILACGQSVSLYRSPNLKVWTLASEFGEGIGFHGGVWECPDLFPLPVEGEPGSGKWVMLVSIGDAPDYEEGSRTQYFTGDFDGERFMPDAYSQGHVRWLDYGRDNYAGVSWSDVPAADGRRLFIGWMSNWKYANQTPTSGWRGAMTIARELQLIRVNGETVLTQQPVRELKAYRKPVLTMRDAKAKDVSVRLAGLRLDAIEIHACAGFAEAQGSFAWKVRTGAEQETVIGYDAEAGEVYVDRRRSGIADFHPQFAGRHAASLRTGAESLELRIFVDKSSVEVFVNGGESVLTDLIYPDPNSAGLSLQTDNERLTFDAFDLFEIAVPAK